One Malassezia vespertilionis chromosome 6, complete sequence genomic window, TGGATTTTTCAAATGCGGTACTGAGCACGGTGCTGTATAGCCCTATCGCCACCCCATCCTTTTTGCCGAACGACTATGAAGTGGATCGCGATCGTTGGCGTGCTTTCTGCTGCTGGACTTGCTGTTGCGCGCGACCTGAACTGCTGGCCAGATTCAGATGCGTTGTACTTATTCGGCTCGTCGCCCAACGCGAAGCAACACGAGCTCTTTATGTTCAGCAGCCACCACAAGATCGATGGTCACCGCGGCCTCATCAAGACAAACGATACACGCCAGGAGTTTGTATTTTACCAATGCTCAGTAGCTTCATCCAAGTACAAGAACGGAGGCCAGATCAGGAGCAAGACGAACCCGAGCATGTGTGTGACGCCtggcgcagtgcaccgCGAGGTCAACGGTGAACTGGAGCAGTACCCTGCCGATGTAGACGATCGCATCAGCCTTCAGCCTTGTGCCACGGACCACAACTTGCTGCTCCGGAAGCAGTGGTTTACCAAAAACGCCTCGCCGAAATCGTGCATTTTTCAGGTTACGCACCATGGCTGGAGTACGGACGCGCCCAGCGACGTAATTGTTATGTCGGAGaatggcgtcgcgctgggctCGGATGTTAACCCTGGTACAGTGCAGAGCATGTTCCTCGGTCCCAAGAAGGGGTTCGAAACAGTCGCTTGTTAAGTATTGTCCGCTGGCGGGCAAAATTGTGTGTGGATTCGTTGGTGTACCTTTTTTTATGATAGTACTTTTTATGCTGCGAAAGGCGCTCTACGAAATATAAAATGATTTATGTGTTTTTTTATACCGGTTACCGAACAGCTGTTGTGACTACAGACAATGCGAGGAAGCTGAAAGAAGCCTGTGCGTAACAGGAAGGACCCGTAGTATTCATATGCAACAACTGACACGCATTGTGGAGGCTTGTGCGAAAAAGGGTTAATATGGAGAGAATGGACAATTACATGGTTATTCAGCAATGATAAAGCAGAGAGTAGCTATGAAAGCGGTACAGAATATTTTTGAGAGATAGCAGAATGAAAGGGGGAGAGGGGAGCGCGGAAGAAAGAAAGAGATTAGAGATAAAAGTGAAAAAGGAAAGCAAATGAAGGCATAAAAGACATGCAAAAGGAAGAGAGGCAGTGAAAAGAAGTAAGACGAAAAAAGAAGTGGGTATGAGGAGAAAATATAGAGAAAAAGGGGGGGAGGGAGATTCTAAAAGGTGCGAATATAGAATAAGAGGGAGGCAAAGGAGGAAAAAAA contains:
- a CDS encoding uncharacterized protein (SECRETED:SignalP(1-18)), whose protein sequence is MKWIAIVGVLSAAGLAVARDLNCWPDSDALYLFGSSPNAKQHELFMFSSHHKIDGHRGLIKTNDTRQEFVFYQCSVASSKYKNGGQIRSKTNPSMCVTPGAVHREVNGELEQYPADVDDRISLQPCATDHNLLLRKQWFTKNASPKSCIFQVTHHGWSTDAPSDVIVMSENGVALGSDVNPGTVQSMFLGPKKG